A part of Patescibacteria group bacterium genomic DNA contains:
- a CDS encoding YfcE family phosphodiesterase, producing the protein MKLGVISDTHGEIEKIKKVLEIFKKRSVEMIIHAGDMDRVRNLEVFQGIGVPLKMAIGNIDEEPVLYPPKAKELGLDFEMNSFLNVEAGERRLFLFHGNVLGGLEQVFDTLITSRKYDVIIYGHTHKPRNEYKDNVLILNPGSLQSIQLGIKDSAAVYDTETNKAKIIEVN; encoded by the coding sequence ATGAAACTCGGCGTTATCTCCGATACCCACGGGGAAATAGAAAAAATTAAAAAAGTCCTTGAAATTTTCAAAAAAAGAAGCGTAGAAATGATTATTCATGCCGGGGACATGGACAGGGTTAGAAATTTAGAAGTGTTTCAAGGCATTGGGGTGCCTTTAAAAATGGCAATTGGCAATATAGATGAAGAGCCTGTTTTGTATCCGCCGAAAGCCAAAGAATTAGGCCTTGATTTTGAAATGAACAGTTTTTTGAATGTAGAAGCCGGGGAAAGGCGATTGTTTTTATTTCACGGTAATGTGTTGGGCGGGCTTGAGCAGGTATTTGATACCTTGATTACTTCTCGCAAATATGATGTTATAATATACGGACATACGCACAAGCCGCGGAATGAATATAAAGATAATGTATTGATTTTAAACCCCGGTAGTTTACAATCAATTCAGTTGGGGATTAAAGATTCAGCGGCAGTGTATGATACAGAGACTAACAAGGCAAAGATTATAGAGGTTAATTAA